CAAAGTGTCTACGCGGCAGGTGGCGGTGGCCGGGCTGCTGGGCGCCCTCACCATCGCCCTGGGGCTGACCCCGCTGGGGTTTGTCCCCGTGCCCACCCCGGCAGGTAGCGCCACCACCATGCACATCCCGGCGATCATCGCCGGAGTGGTGGAAGGGCCCGCCGTAGGAGCCGCGGTGGGGGTAATCTTCGGGTCCTTCTCCTTCTACCGGGCGCAGACCCAGGCCAATCCCGTGGCACGCATGATGTTCACCGACCCGCTGATCGCGTTTTTGCCGCGGATTCTGATCGGGGTGGTGGCCTGGACGGTGTTCTGGTTCTGTCAGCGGGGGGCAACTGTGACCACCGGTAGGGGTGCCCGCAGCCTGTTTGCGGCCGCCTTCGGAGGCGTGGTGGCCCACACCTGCTACCAGGCCATGTTCCGCTACGAAATGCTGGACGGTGCAGCCGCTCTGGGGGTGGGGCTGGCGACGGGCGCCGTGGTGGCTGCCGTGGTGTGGAAGGTGCTGTCAGTCCGCGCCGGGGCGGTGGGGCTGGCCGCCCTGGCCGGTAGCTTGACCAACACGGTGGGTGTGCTCGGCCTCTCCGTGCTGAGGGGTTACATCCCCGCCCCGGCCGCCCTGGCAGTGGGAGTCCTGCACGGCATCCCCGAGATGCTGGTGGCATCCGTCCTCGCCGTGCTCGTCTACCGGGGACTGGCCAAGCGCGCCTGAACGGGCCCCAGCTCGTGACGTTCGAGGGCGTGGTTGGCGGGGGGCCAGCGCCCGGGGGCCCCGGGGCGGTCACTGTCACCCGGGGCGGTCTGGCATGTTGCCTCAGAATAAAAAGTACTTGTACCACGGATCGTTGCCTCAGAATGAAAGGTACTTGTACTCAAGTGGGTTAACCCCTTTCTGCGAGGACTGGGGTTTGAGCGGAGACGACTGAGTCGA
This genomic window from Bacillota bacterium contains:
- a CDS encoding ECF transporter S component, coding for MTLVKVSTRQVAVAGLLGALTIALGLTPLGFVPVPTPAGSATTMHIPAIIAGVVEGPAVGAAVGVIFGSFSFYRAQTQANPVARMMFTDPLIAFLPRILIGVVAWTVFWFCQRGATVTTGRGARSLFAAAFGGVVAHTCYQAMFRYEMLDGAAALGVGLATGAVVAAVVWKVLSVRAGAVGLAALAGSLTNTVGVLGLSVLRGYIPAPAALAVGVLHGIPEMLVASVLAVLVYRGLAKRA